In the genome of Phaeodactylum tricornutum CCAP 1055/1 chromosome 18, whole genome shotgun sequence, one region contains:
- the TPS2 gene encoding bifunctional trehalose-6-phosphate synthase (Dual function enzyme which catalyzes the synthesis of trehalose. The two reactions catalyzed: (1) UDP-glucose + D-glucose 6-phosphate = UDP + trehalose 6-phosphate; and (2) trehalose 6-phosphate + H2O = trehalose + phosphate.; glycosyl transferase family 20) — protein MEDSAELTGRVVRLHFRCKAAVPIGSFLRVTGSTLWAPGTAATDPADAAPAVGRTEQAGFPTSANEEEVTMMPMQSPVSSLYTSSVEMVTTPEEYPVWRTRKPVVLVIHNGKRNTQHHYYRYLVVSPGGGGHMEIGEKEIETDDEEDVAMVSTSNELIGTTTVMQWEDPWGTLRDPRADTNLMSTASLTSSIAGNSTHVTKDNYRNLPYRTLDIDIKSGKPLLKGGMEDAVRLDHWNAPDDDSFQSYVIRKAIMDDKNRKLQPRLSDANDLSRTDSDMGMADAVGPSGVLRPPLTAKSKNPGLASGQATPPSFPSHNRIFFICFHLPVVVVQSQSTGQWRASWSESILAKTEGSQILSTYEAYWVGTVTTSPPLTNEKDKDEVRQILQEMNCIPIILDPEVRQAHYYGFCKQVLWPAFHNIDLLDLSTCGWLSDQESGSSDWDQSRLDSWWNSFVSVNQEFCNVITSLSRPGDIMWIHDYHLSLLAQQLTQAEIGKYGWKMTRKVFFLHIPFPTSQIFRELECGERILQGMLHADVVGFHAFDHARHFLNAAKRILGLNYESLAGGLIGVSFQGSTVLVTMSNVSIEPRMVDAALMLPSVQQGKDEWQKKHHGRTIIGGLDIGQRLSGVSLKLLAYERLLQDYPSWVNSVVMIQLVLVPGSRKADEAVTTSELRSLVKRIQDKFGPEVIDYVELAGSSIPMDRRLAMWKASDILMSTPIREGLNHWPMEYIHAHKEPEVPGVVITSEFSAISSILNGALRVNPFDIQMTVSTIDKALSMGQEEREGRRYRDIDFVSTSPSDKWVKNVLRDLRDATLRQQSVGSESNSQASTPHGGMTPIRRDAVDSTASFLARESSSVFTPLNFSALKKAYLATKRRVIITDFNGTIVLKEPPGTSGNKPPQEVIEALSTLCEDPRNLVYVVSGDSSENVLNALGHLPNLGLAVSNGARFSPPLAPGESTRRWMTFDLGVDWDDVKRTALPVLAKYTARSNGSFVKLTSLSIGWSYYSCDPEWGSLQAAHLVLELERELRAYDVRFVTLKGIVEIVPRKLNKGLIVRKILRDTTVAHPEGVDFCLCFGDDISDEKMFTSVFSFLAEWGQEDESAVKPGPTVIGDDGTVESAVEAERDSSQDGGTPMQVSNDNGLMYAFTVAVGKKQTHASSYVNDAQEVANALVMLAEGDVPTGGVPVWGRANSSDFFD, from the exons ATGGAAGACTCCGCAGAATTAACGGGACGCGTCGTGCGTTTGCACTTTCGCTGCAAGGCCGCGGTTCCGATTGGAAGTTTCCTGCGGGTGACCGGATCTACCCTATGGGCTCCAGGTACGGCAGCGACGGATCCGGCCGACGCGGCTCCTGCAGTTGGTCGTACAGAACAAGCCGGGTTTCCCACATCCGccaacgaagaagaagtgACAATGATGCCAATGCAATCACCAGTCTCGAGTCTGTATACGTCTTCGGTGGAAATGGTTACGACACCCGAAGAGTACCCCGTCTGGCGGACCCGCAAACCAGTCGTCCTCGTGATTCACAACGGCAAACGAAATACGCAACATCACTACTATCGATATTTGGTAGTGTCTCCGGGCGGAGGAGGCCACATGGAAATCGGTGAGAAGGAGATCGAAacggacgacgaggaagatgtCGCCATGGTCAGTACGAGCAACGAACTTATTGGTACCACGACTGTCATGCAGTGGGAGGATCCGTGGGGAACGCTCCGTGATCCTCGCGCCGACACAAACTTAATGTCCACGGCGAGTTTAACATCGTCCATTGCAGGAAACAGTACCCACGTAACTAAGGACAACTATCGCAATTTGCCCTACCGCACTCTCGATATTGATATTAAATCAGGCAAGCCACTTTTGAAAGGAGGAATGGAGGACGCAGTACGCTTGGACCACTGGAATGCACCCGACGATGATAGCTTCCAGTCCTACGTTATTCGCAAAGCG ATTATGGATGATAAAAATCGCAAACTCCAACCTCGACTTTCAGACGCCAACGATTTGAGTCGGACAGACTCCGACATGGGCATGGCAGATGCTGTTGGACCTTCGGGGGTATTGCGACCCCCGCTCACGGCGAAATCCAAGAATCCAGGCCTGGCTTCCGGACAAGCCACACCCCCATCCTTTCCGTCCCACAATCGTATTTTTTTCATTTGCTTTCATTTACCTGTCGTCGTGGTTCAAAGCCAGTCCACAGGTCAGTGGCGAGCTTCGTGGAGCGAAAGCATTCTCGCAAAAACTGAAGGCTCCCAGATCTTGTCGACCTACGAAGCTTACTGGGTGGGGACTGTCACTACCTCCCCTCCACTCACCAACGAGAAGGATAAGGATGAAGTTCGTCAGATTCTTCAGGAAATGAACTGCATTCCCATCATTCTGGACCCGGAGGTCCGACAGGCACACTATTATGGATTTTGTAAGCAGGTGCTCTGGCCAGCGTTTCACAACATTGATCTACTAGATTTGAGTACTTGTGGCTGGTTGTCGGACCAAGAATCTGGCTCAAGTGATTGGGACCAGTCCCGACTCGATTCGTGGTGGAATTCGTTCGTCTCAGTCAACCAAGAATTTTGCAACGTTATTACGAGTCTCTCGCGGCCGGGCGATATCATGTGGATTCACGATTATCACTTGTCGCTTCTAGCACAGCAGTTGACGCAAGCGGAAATTGGGAAGTATGGCTGGAAGATGACGCGCAaggttttctttttgcacATTCCCTTTCCCACGAGTCAAATCTTTCGCGAATTGGAATGTGGAGAGCGGATTTTGCAAGGCATGTTGCACGCCGACGTGGTAGGCTTTCACGCATTTGACCATGCTCGGCACTTCTTAAACGCGGCCAAACGTATATTAGGACTCAACTACGAGTCCCTCGCAGGGGGACTCATCGGCGTGAGCTTCCAAGGATCAACCGTCCTCGTTACCATGAGCAACGTCTCCATTGAGCCACGTATGGTAGATGCGGCTCTCATGCTGCCATCGGTACAGCAAGGAAAAGACGAGTGGCAAAAGAAACACCACGGGCGAACCATCATTGGTGGATTAGACATCGGTCAGCGCCTTTCGGGCGTTTCGCTGAAACTTCTGGCGTACGAGCGGTTGCTGCAAGACTATCCTTCCTGGGTCAATAGCGTCGTCATGATCCAGCTCGTTCTCGTTCCAGGCTCGCGCAAAGCCGATGAGGCGGTGACGACGAGTGAACTTCGATCGTTGGTTAAGCGTATTCAAGATAAGTTCGGCCCCGAAGTCATTGATTATGTAGAACTAGCCGGCTCGAGCATACCAATGGATCGACGCCTCGCAATGTGGAAAGCAAGTGACATTCTGATGAGCACTCCAATTCGGGAAGGTTTGAACCATTGGCCGATGGAATACATTCACGCTCACAAAGAACCCGAGGTTCCCGGTGTGGTCATCACGTCCGAGTTTTCGGCCATTAGCTCTATTTTGAATGGCGCGTTGCGTGTAAATCCGTTCGACATCCAAATGACAGTTAGCACAATTGACAAAGCGCTGAGTATGGGTCAAGAAGAGCGAGAAGGACGTCGATACCGTGACATCGATTTCGTCTCGACTAGTCCATCGGACAAATGGGTCAAGAATGTTTTGCGTGATTTGCGCGATGCTACGCTACGTCAACAATCGGTTGGCAGCGAAAGCAATTCGCAAGCGTCTACACCCCACGGGGGCATGACGCCTATTCGTAGGGATGCCGTTGACTCTACAGCTTCGTTCTTGGCAAGAGAAAGTAGTTCTGTATTTACACCTTTGAACTTTTCGGCATTGAAAAAAGCGTACTTGGCAACGAAACGTCGTGTGATCATTACGGACTTCAATGGAACCATTGTTCTCAAGGAACCTCCTG GAACAAGTGGGAACAAGCCTCCGCAGGAAGTAATTGAAGCGCTATCCACGCTTTGCGAGGACCCACGAAATCTGGTATACGTCGTCTCCGGAGACTCCAGCGAGAATGTTTTGAACGCGCTGGGACATTTGCCCAATCTAGGTTTGGCAGTTAGCAACGGTGCTCGTTTTTCCCCGCCCTTGGCACCGGGGGAATCAACACGCCGGTGGATGACGTTCGATTTGGGCGTCGATTGGGATGACGTTAAGCGGACGGCTTTGCCAGTCTTAGCGAAGTACACGGCTCGCTCTAATGGATCGTTTGTCAAGCTCACGTCGCTAAGCATTGGGTGGTCTTACTACTCTTGTGATCCGGAATGGGGCTCCTTACAAGCGGCACACTTGGTGTTGGAACTGGAAAGGGAGCTACGCGCTTATGACGTTCGTTTCGTGACTTTGAAAGGTATTGTCGAGATTGTTCCGCGAAAACTCAACAAGGGTCTCATTGTCCGTAAAATCCTACGCGATACTACGGTGGCCCACCCCGAAGGTGTCGACTTTTGCCTGTGCTTTGGAGACGACATTTCGGATGAGAAGATGTTCACATCggttttttcgtttttggcTGAATGGGGCCAAGAAGACGAGTCAGCGGTGAAACCTGGTCCAACTGTTATTGGCGACGATGGAACGGTGGAGTCAGCTGTTGAAGCTGAACGGGACAGTAGTCAAGATGGCGGTACTCCCATGCAGGTTTCTAATGACAACGGCCTCATGTATGCGTTCACCGTAGCAGTGGGGAAAAAGCAGACGCACGCTTCGTCGTACGTTAATGATGCACAAGAAGTCGCCAACGCGCTGGTAATGTTGGCCGAAGGGGATGTGCCGACAGGTGGCGTCCCGGTGTGGGGACGTGCAAACTCGTCGGATTTCTTTGACTGA
- a CDS encoding predicted protein — MSLSIAVPNEYGYVVLTSVVGGFVTSTILGGFVMKARAQYQVPYPNLYATPGFHKQADAFNRVQRGHQCFFETYSVFALMALIGGLKHPIISAGSAVLYHVGSFLFLKGYA; from the coding sequence TGAGCCTTTCCATCGCCGTTCCCAATGAGTACGGCTATGTCGTTCTCACGTCTGTCGTTGGAGGCTTTGTTACGAGTACTATCCTTGGCGGTTTTGTCATGAAAGCTCGCGCTCAATATCAGGTCCCTTATCCCAACTTGTATGCAACTCCGGGCTTTCATAAGCAGGCGGACGCTTTCAACCGCGTTCAACGTGGTCATCAGTGCTTCtttgaaacgtattcagTATTTGCGCTCATGGCCTTGATCGGTGGCCTGAAGCATCCGATAATTTCTGCTGGTTCGGCTGTTTTGTACCACGTGGGCAGTTTCCTCTTCCTCAAAGGGTATGCG
- a CDS encoding predicted protein: MLADRNNATRRKPLNSGKIMKIPFLSFVVFLPLAASFSSRATEYSTSVYYDQSNVRDAIDQGCYESSTFWSQLDVCLPRWRTDKDLEGFQGFCYNLRNERPGTEVMLDNGQQLLTQYMFPGIGPADGVVRTAYPATEYAELQRLQKRLARDVMRSGQRELEILLEAKPLVSDDDDFAGIDENDGDTWQRAAWYGWQFLSLRGASTLMPGTTKALKKAMGKSGPAHRFVGLARQKQNCTGIEHSDGRNYMLSTLTPLQCAEGRGIVVDGIETRIVQGGTPVILYNTFRHHVFNHGTEDRHCLMSECWHPALTLKERDALATLFAAKDRFTVQELALAPWGFDDESLEFALRSGSVSNLDFWKDFGYDRELAKATELFKEGKLRKGSNKRKGTKKPKGFGQ; encoded by the exons ATGCTGGCGGACCGCAACAATGCCACCAGACGGAAACCTTTAAATTCTGGAAAGATCATGAAGATACCTTTTCTCTCTTTTGTTGTATTTCTGCCACTCGCAGCATCCTTCAGCTCCAGAGCTACCGAGTACAGCACGTCCGTGTACTACGATCAATCCAATGTGCGCGATGCCATCGATCAAGGGTGCTACGAATCGTCCACTTTTTGGTCACAACTTGACGTTTGCCTCCCTAGATGGCGCACGGATAAGGATCTGGAAGGCTTTCAAGGCTTTTGCTACAATCTACGAAACGAACGACCGGGTACTGAGGTCATGCTCGACAACGGCCAGCAGCTTTTGACACAGTATATGTTTCCGGGTATCGGACCGGCCGACGGCGTGGTGCGTACGGCATACCCCGCTACCGAGTACGCCGAGCTCCAGCGTCTCCAAAAGCGACTGGCTAGAGACGTTATGAGATCCGGTCAACGGGAGCTTGAAATCTTGCTGGAGGCGAAACCGCTAGTtagcgatgacgacgacttcgCTGGgatcgacgaaaacgacggcGATACCTGGCAACGCGCGGCCTG GTACGGATGGCAGTTTCTATCCTTGCGTGGGGCGAGCACTTTGATGCCTGGAACAACCAAGGCTTTAAAAAAGGCCATGGGCAAGTCGGGCCCGGCCCACCGCTTTGTGGGTCTCGCCCGACAGAAGCAAAATTGTACGGGGATCGAACATTCAGACGGTCGAAACTACATGCTCTCTACTTTGACCCCACTCCAGTGCGCGGAAGGGCGTGGAATTGTCGTTGACGGAATTGAAACTCGTATTGTTCAAGGAGGGACGCCGGTTATTCTGTACAACACATTTCGGCACCACGTCTTCAATCACGGGACCGAAGATCGGCATTGTCTCATGTCGGAATGCTGGCATCCTGCTTTGACGCTGAAGGAACGCGATGCCCTGGCGACTTTATTTGCTGCCAAGGATCGATTTACGGTGCAAGAATTGGCCTTGGCACCCTGGGGGTTTGACGACGAAAGCTTGGAGTTCGCTCTTCGCAGCGGATCCGTCAGCAATTTAgatttttggaaagacttTGGTTACGATCGAGAACTTGCAAAGGCTACGGAGTTGTTCAAAGAGGGCAAGCTTCGCAAGGGTTCGAACAAGCGCAAGGGCACCAAGAAACCCAAAGGGTTTGGCCAGTAG
- a CDS encoding predicted protein, with protein MEQAWDAADVSVQKVEYLLRGYAFHIPGTQWNRWTPSDPQGKPDNALETMQSLVGRMLDEGHAYMTVRANRMEETHGIREDVEGASPRISLGESASNFGNLFEAGKSNDSESITEISGNNTPVNSANALAPKSEENENRKSYLDDFAFPGPTVVMYNALLDSMACLAKDGSVNPIQAKLCMENVLWRHTIDGGDAGNRNPSTRPSVLPFNAAIRVAAELRYDATRKDPENLLLRDEALLLAFGTFDAVTHSRVAESNSATYKYLLRAVAKYLPPSLSKGNIAYGMWTHARLQGLIDPTVIAAYATANEPSNGELFDAWARDTLYGKNVTDLPQKWRRNSFTRRFHGREATY; from the coding sequence ATGGAACAGGCCTGGGATGCAGCTGATGTAAGTGTCCAAAAGGTTGAGTATTTACTAAGAGGATACGCTTTTCACATTCCCGGAACGCAATGGAATCGGTGGACACCCAGCGACCCGCAAGGCAAACCGGATAACGCCCTCGAAACGATGCAAAGCTTGGTGGGTCGCATGCTTGATGAAGGTCACGCATACATGACTGTGCGAGCGAATCGGATGGAAGAAACTCACGGTATCCGAGAAGATGTGGAAGGCGCATCTCCTCGTATTTCGTTGGGCGAGTCCGCTTCGAATTTTGGCAACCTTTTCGAAGCTGGAAAAAGTAACGATAGCGAAAGTATCACCGAGATCTCAGGAAATAATACCCCGGTGAATTCAGCGAATGCTTTAGCCCCAAAGAGTGAAGAGAACGAGAACAGGAAAAGTTATTTGGACGATTTTGCTTTCCCGGGTCCGACAGTTGTCATGTACAACGCCCTCCTGGATTCCATGGCGTGCCTTGCCAAAGATGGCTCTGTCAACCCCATCCAAGCCAAGCTCTGTATGGAAAATGTTTTGTGGCGACACACAATTGATGGTGGAGACGCGGGCAACCGAAATCCAAGCACGAGACCGTCTGTTCTTCCTTTCAACGCTGCCATTCGAGTCGCAGCGGAGCTACGTTATGACGCGACGAGGAAGGATCCAGAGAACTTACTCTTGCGAGACGAAGCTCTGCTCCTagcttttggaacttttGATGCTGTCACCCACTCACGAGTAGCAGAAAGTAACAGTGCTACGTATAAGTACCTGCTAAGGGCCGTGGCAAAGTACTTGCCTCCCAGCCTCTCGAAGGGCAATATCGCTTACGGTATGTGGACGCATGCTCGATTGCAAGGCCTTATCGACCCAACAGTTATAGCAGCATATGCCACTGCCAACGAACCTAGCAACGGCGAACTGTTTGATGCATGGGCTCGAGACACATTGTACGGAAAGAACGTTACCGATTTGCCACAGAAATGGAGACGCAACAGTTTTACGAGACGGTTCCATGGCCGAGAAGCTACatattaa
- a CDS encoding predicted protein, whose amino-acid sequence MNATSRISSTPSYLHATPSKRVQQKKAQVWNDQAKVSCQKKSSPRRPNSKSKPKKVTKEHKEPTHLLLKNTGIVSLAPNTRPRVLQHCRAIFWTRTPQQSFKGTDDNSTLAGAYIVTSDPTSSGASAASSISDITDNSASFFSVKIDEGGTDFERSQADADKILASHRVDSLGSEGNSDGVFRFLEAMLFPMGEMSNNVSVHRHSEGTVMTSPPEWFIQCVDPTDVEDAEADSILEGMMLSIFDEDVSFEREIAALREM is encoded by the coding sequence ATGAATGCAACCTCCCGCATTTCATCTACTCCATCATATCTCCACGCTACTCCAAGCAAACGAGTCCAACAGAAGAAGGCGCAAGTTTGGAACGACCAAGCCAAAGTTAGCTGTCAAAAAAAGTCCTCACCAAGGCGCCCAAACAGCAAATCCAAGCCAAAGAAAGTTACCAAAGAGCACAAAGAGCCTACCCACTTGCTTCTCAAGAATACAGGAATTGTATCTCTCGCCCCCAATACTCGTCCTCGTGTTTTACAACATTGCAGGGCTATTTTTTGGACTCGGACACCACAGCAATCTTTCAAAGGGACCGATGACAACTCAACTCTGGCTGGTGCATACATTGTGACGTCAGATCCTACATCCTCCGGTGCGTCCGCAGCAAGTAGTATCTCAGATATTACCGACAACTCCGCAAGCTTCTTTTCTGTCAAGATTGACGAAGGGGGTACTGACTTTGAACGATCACAAGCCGACGCAGATAAGATTTTGGCCAGCCATCGCGTCGACTCGCTTGGATCAGAGGGAAACTCGGACGGTGTCTTCCGTTTTCTGGAAGCTATGCTCTTTCCAATGGGAGAAATGAGCAACAATGTTTCTGTCCATAGGCATTCGGAGGGGACTGTGATGACATCTCCACCGGAATGGTTCATCCAATGCGTTGACCCAACTGACGTGGAAGACGCAGAAGCAGACAGCATTCTTGAAGGTATGATGCTCTCGATTTTTGATGAGGACGTTTCGTTCGAACGGGAGATAGCAGCTTTGAGGGAAATGTAA
- a CDS encoding predicted protein — MKLFKSDNAILLCICLASLKTTNGFSFVFPSVVSRSSAAVSSQSTETASQYRSNRQKYTALYQLDDSEDLSNNLQDDTSDSEIFFDDFADFGLVGQSGNDDLPPAPEHLVPGIDPTKTALHERIQRLQNDERQKDAQLMHNWKRGNWDVRGFSLDPESADLDVMLPNQRVHVCKVALDDNGRVWVGRQDGSVVLVGLGDEYWTHFRSKLAANAQDNDSIKVASKLVREENYGTIPAQDDEEEYEMSSVAEPRKPFEIRNQISAHASPISSLLAVDGYLFTSGQEGTIQQWIVTEDESDKAASLTKVVASRLMDDEVHKDTIVCLKPVSVLPDEDPTVIFSAAKDGSLALWDLHMGELLYKCQIVGDKSAMDKSLLDVSSADSDGVNIYIGTNEGQVLAYTVKALLESASTGRASCPLPNGQWTVTEPGETVTSLACAGKGTLGRGSAQETTVLLTGCASGTVKQFEVFARRMPGTSEKTQSVKLEQWPKMSSQRLRKKAHVFSGHEAPVTALCAVDSTKFLSASADGTIRAWDTSNGKELFAMDGFTSEISSLCFQDALLVTDGMEKFVCVHDFDVDPNGNGDFEIEMDEW, encoded by the coding sequence ATGAAGCTATTCAAAAGTGACAACGCTATCTTGCTGTGTATATGTTTGGCGTCATTGAAGACAACCAATGGCTTTTCATTTGTATTTCCTTCTGTAGTATCTCGGTCGTCAGCGGCTGTGTCTAGTCAGTCTACCGAGACAGCAAGTCAATATCGGAGCAATCGACAAAAGTACACTGCATTGTATCAGCTAGACGACAGCGAAGACTTGTCAAACAACCTCCAGGATGACACCAGTGATTCCGAGATCTTTTTCGACGACTTTGCTGACTTTGGACTTGTTGGCCAAAgcggcaacgacgacttgCCTCCTGCGCCAGAACATTTGGTTCCAGGCATTGATCCGACCAAGACCGCGTTACACGAGCGCATTCAACGATTACAAAACGACGAAAGGCAAAAAGACGCTCAACTTATGCATAATTGGAAACGCGGCAACTGGGATGTTCGTGGGTTCTCCCTCGACCCGGAATCGGCTGATCTGGATGTAATGCTACCGAACCAACGAGTTCATGTTTGCAAGGTAGCTTTGGACGATAACGGCCGTGTTTGGGTGGGTCGACAGGACGGAAGTGTTGTTCTTGTCGGATTAGGGGACGAATATTGGACACACTTTCGTTCCAAGCTAGCGGCCAACGCTCAAGACAATGATTCTATAAAGGTCGCCAGTAAGCTCGTACGGGAGGAGAACTATGGCACCATTCCCGCGCaagatgacgaggaagaataCGAAATGTCTTCGGTCGCCGAACCTAGAAAGCCTTTTGAGATTCGAAACCAAATATCGGCCCACGCTAGTCCGATTTCGTCGTTGCTGGCGGTGGATGGATACCTCTTCACCTCTGGTCAAGAAGGGACTATTCAGCAATGGATCGTTACGGAAGATGAAAGTGACAAAGCTGCTTCCTTAACGAAAGTTGTCGCTTCTAGGCTTATGGACGACGAGGTTCATAAAGATACCATAGTTTGTCTCAAGCCAGTGTCGGTGTTGCCGGATGAAGACCCCACCGTTATATTTTCGGCAGCAAAAGACGGATCACTGGCGCTCTGGGATTTACACATGGGAGAGTTGCTATACAAGTGTCAAATTGTCGGTGACAAAAGTGCAATGGATAAGTCTTTGCTTGATGTATCCTCTGCTGATTCGGACGGAGTCAACATATACATTGGAACAAACGAAGGTCAGGTGCTAGCATACACAGTCAAGGCGCTGCTAGAGTCGGCCTCGACTGGTCGTGCTTCCTGTCCGCTCCCAAACGGTCAATGGACGGTGACCGAGCCCGGTGAGACAGTCACTAGTTTAGCTTGTGCTGGAAAGGGTACACTTGGGCGTGGGTCAGCGCAAGAAACAACTGTCTTGCTTACTGGTTGTGCTAGCGGTACCGTGAAACAATTCGAAGTCTTCGCTCGGAGAATGCCTGGAACTTCGGAAAAAACACAGTCAGTCAAGCTGGAGCAGTGGCCGAAGATGTCGTCGCAGCGACTGCGAAAGAAAGCCCATGTGTTTTCTGGCCACGAAGCACCTGTAACCGCTCTTTGTGCTGTTGACTCCACCAAATTCTTATCGGCCAGTGCGGATGGTACTATTCGAGCCTGGGATACTTCCAACGGCAAAGAGTTGTTCGCAATGGATGGATTCACCTCGGAAATAAGTAGTTTATGCTTTCAGGACGCCCTCCTTGTGACTGATGGCATGGAGAAGTTTGTTTGCGTCCATGATTTTGATGTAGATCCAAACGGCAATGGTGATTTTGAAATTGAGATGGACGAGTGGTGA
- a CDS encoding predicted protein — protein MIPLRTNLDEQQTMTEVAFPTRGIETDGESALIPLTPTTSASVSSQLPETDTSRPIGHRALHVACKHDPDLTVVRRLVEAYPEHLRIFDAHRDLPLHVALLHQASINVVEFLVGSYPKSVELPNGDDELPLNLAILCHAPIDILSLLMKASPAALRQQDSLGHYPLHNMIAQGCYTVEEIQQVLQSYSPAMGLPGAEGQTPLHVAVLAGGAPLDLVSSLLATYEAAAKRFDDAGMLPLHAALSQGASLPVVQLLVTTYPQALQLRDGQGLLPIEINATYGAHSSPAVADFLRLANENLDEVSRGCDLLSPS, from the coding sequence ATGATTCCTCTTCGTACAAACCTGGATGAACAGCAAACGATGACGGAAGTGGCGTTCCCCACACGAGGAATAGAGACTGACGGAGAATCAGCATTGATACCACTGACGCCGACTACGTCCGCATCCGTGTCGTCACAGTTACCAGAAACCGACACAAGTCGACCGATCGGGCATCGCGCTTTGCACGTGGCTTGCAAGCACGATCCGGACCTCACGGTAGTGCGGCGACTCGTTGAGGCCTATCCCGAGCACCTTCGGATCTTTGATGCACACCGAGATTTGCCCTTGCACGTTGCTTTGCTGCACCAGGCTTCCATCAATGTCGTCGAGTTCTTGGTAGGATCCTATCCCAAGTCGGTAGAGCTACCTAACGGGGACGATGAGCTGCCCTTAAATTTGGCGATTCTGTGCCACGCTCCCATCGATATTTTAAGCTTGTTGATGAAAGCCTCCCCCGCTGCTCTGCGGCAACAAGATAGTCTTGGCCATTACCCGTTACATAATATGATTGCGCAAGGCTGTTACACTGTAGAAGAGATTCAGCAAGTACTGCAATCGTATTCTCCGGCAATGGGACTACCGGGAGCCGAAGGTCAAACGCCCCTGCACGTGGCTGTCTTGGCTGGCGGTGCTCCTTTAGACTTGGTCTCCTCTTTGCTTGCCACTTACGAAGCAGCCGCGAAACGCTTTGATGATGCTGGCATGTTGCCTTTGCATGCCGCGTTGTCGCAAGGGGCTTCATTGCCTGTTGTACAGCTGCTCGTGACGACATATCCCCAAGCACTCCAGTTGCGTGACGGCCAGGGACTGCTGCCGATAGAAATAAACGCCACCTACGGAGCACATTCTTCGCCTGCGGTGGCAGATTTTTTACGACTTGCAAATGAGAATCTGGACGAGGTATCAAGAGGATGCGACTTGCTGTCTCCATCATGA